The genomic DNA TGAACGTTGGATCTTCGTTTTGCGGCGTGTAGAACAAGCCGTTTGCTTTTGAGTAGTTCTCGACTTTTTCAATCAAGTCTTCGTCACGGCCTGTCAGACGGAGGTACGTCAACGTTTCCGTATCAACCGGGAAGAATCCGCATGTCGCACCGTATTCAGGCGCCATGTTGGCAATTGTTGCGCGGTCAGATAATGACATCAAGTGAAGTGATGGTCCGAAGAACTCAACGAATTTACCGACAACATTTTGTTGACGTAACATTTCCGTCACGCGAAGGGCGACGTCCGTTGCTGTTGTTCCAGGATGCATTTCACCTGTGATGCGGACACCGATAACTTCAGGAACCGGGAAGAATGAAGGTTGTCCGAGCATTCCTGCTTCTGCTTCGATTCCGCCGACACCCCAACCAAGGACACCGAGTCCGTTGATCATCGTTGTATGCGAATCTGTTCCGACGAGTGTATCCGGGTAGACATCAACCGAACCGTCTGCTGTTTCTTTTTCAAGAACGACAGATGCCAAGTACTCGAGGTTAACTTGGTGGACGATTCCTGTTGCAGGCGGTACAGCACGGTAGTTATCGAATGCTGTTGTGGCCCAGCGTAACAATTTGTAACGTTCTTCGTTACGTTCGAACTCAAGATCCATGTTTTCAGCGAGTGCACCGGCAAATCCGTAAGAATCGACTTGAACCGAGTGGTCAACGACGAGATCAACAGGAACTTCCGGGTTGATGACTGATGGATCTCCACCGAGGTCCTGCATCGCTTTACGGAGTGACGCGAGGTCGACGACAGTCGGAACGCCTGTGAAATCCTGTAAGATGACGCGTGACGGCTTGAACGGCACATCGATATCATTCGATACTTGGGCAGTTCCCCATTTCGCCAAGTTTTCGACATGCTCTTGTGTAATCGAACGACCGTCTTGTTGACGAAGGACGGATTCAAGCAGCACACGGATTGAATACGGAAGACGTTTGACCTCCGTCAGACCGAGTTCTTCCAATTTTTCAATGCTGTAATAGTTGTAATTTTTACCGTTTGCTTCAAACGAACGGCGTGCACCAAACACGTCTTGCGTTGGTTGCGTTTGCTTCATGCTGATTCCCCCTTTAAGTGTTGACGACATCAAGCCCCTGATACCGCTTACTTGTACAGCTCTATCATAGTATAATATGAGCCCCGTTACAATTTGAAAGAACAAAAGACCTTCAATAAGTTTTACTTATCACCTAATTGAGAAGCTATATCAATCATATGCTTATGACGACACGCGCTTTCTAGTTTTTAATGGTTCTGTTACGGGTACAGATAAGTTGTAGAACGACATCAGAACTTTCTGGAGGCGGAAATTATGGCACAATATAAAAACAATGAGGCAACGCACGTCGTCACGACGATTATTTTCAACGATCTGGAAAAAGCAAAAACCGGTTTTGAGATGATCAAGGACCTCGAAGCAATTAAAGAGATTGAAATGGAACAGATGGTGCTTGCTGAACGCAATGAGACGGACGGCTTCTCGTTCATCGATGCGATCGACTTCACGCAACAGGATCAATCGTTTAAAGGTTCCATGATTGGAATGGCAGTCGGCGTTGTCGGTGGACCGTTCGGCATGCTCGTCGGTTCCGTCGCCGGTTACCTGATCGGGGCGAACCGTGACGAAAAAAACGAACGCGATTCGTTTGATTTGTTTAACCGGACACTCAACCAAATCAATCCCGACCATTACGGCGTCATCATCATCAGTGAGGTCAACGAGGATTCGGAAGCGATCAACGCGATTGCGGCGGAACTCGGAGCGACCGTGCGCCGGACCGGTGAAACGTTTACGGATGAGACGGTTTAATTTTAAAATAGGGTTGTTTTGTCCCCGTTACTTCGGGGACTTTTTTGTTTTTACCCACTTTACTATGCGTGACAGATTACGACCGTTAAATAAACATTAACTCATATCGATACAACAACTCGTGCAACCAATCATCTGAAAGCTCCATCTTGTCCGCCGCCAGTGCTAAATCTTCAATTATGCTGTGCAGCGCTTCTCCAAACTGTTTTTTCAACAAAACTATCACCTCGTCAATGACCGGGCGAAATATTGATTGTATACACATTCTGCTTGTCTGATTAATAATATAACCCTCCTCATCAGTACCAAGTCGTGTTGGTAATTGCATGTCATCGCCACCTCCAAATTACTTCCATCCGTACATTTGAACATTACACATGGGATTCACAGGACACGCGTTTTACTTAAACACCATTGTTCCTGTATTCAAAAAAGCGGTTGCTCCTCTCTGTTTGATTTTTACGTATTTTTTAATATCAGATTATATTTTTTCTAAAATAGACAAGTTAGAAACCAAAATAACTGAAAAATTATGGGAAAAGAACTATGATAAAAAGGAATATTCATACATATAATAATTTTAAATGTTTGGATTCAAAAAAGAGAAAGGAAAATGAAAGCAATTCACCTAAAAATTACGTATGAAAAATGGAGGAAACAACTATGTCTTTAAAAAAAGTAATTACCTTGCTTGGAATGATGTTCACTGTTCTTCTTTTAGCAGCTTGCAACGATTCAGTCGAAAATAATATTATCGGAAGTTGGAAAGTGGTATCCGAAAATAAAACGCTCTCTTACATACAAATAAGTGAAAAGAGATATACCATTCGTTCAATCGACGAAGACCCGCAAACAGCTGACTATATCATAACTGAAACCGAGGATGATTCGTTTATCTTTGATGTGATCAATCCGGAAAGTGGATCAAACAAGTTTTTGTTTGAAGGTCACTTTGAAAATGATGATAAAATTTCGTTACTGAGAAACACAAACGGACGTGATACTAAAAGCGTATTGATTCGAGTGGACAGCATCTCCGAGGAAATGAAAAAACAAGCATTGAAAGAAGAAAAGGAGAAAAAGGTACAGCAAGAAAAAGAGGAGCAACTTGCCAAAGAGGAAGAAGCGGCACGACAAGAGGAAAATGAGTCTACACTTCAAGAAGAAGAACAAGAACAAGATCAAAATGATGAAAGTAACATGGAGTCGACGGAAAAAACAAAGTACTTGCAAAGAGCAGACGCTCTTGATGAAAAGATACTTGCTGAAGGAAAAAAGCTGTATGAACAAGATTTACCGACCGGTTTTTATGGACAGTATTACGAAAAGTGGGATAACCTGTTGAATGATATGTGGGCAGAAATCAAGACACAAAAATCTGCAGCTGAATTTGAGCTTCTAAGACAAGATCAAAGCAACTGGATTGATCAAAAAGAGAAGGGTTTTTCTGAAATTCCGGATGAACCGGCTTCTGAAAGAGCCCGGGGAATGGATTTTTTAACGTTTGAGACAAAAAACAGAGTCTATTTTTTAATTGAAAATCACTCAAAATGAGCATAAGAAATACGGTGAAATGAGGACTTCCTTTTTATGAGACTATTACCCCCTAAGCCCTTTTATTACGAAGGTGGCGAACGAGCTGTTCTGCTCTTGCATTCCTTCACCAGCAATCCAAACGACATGAAAAAGCTTGGCCGCTACCTGCAACAACATCAGTACTCCTGCTACGCTCCGACACTGAGTGGACACGGTATACCGGCAGAAGAACTTCTGAACTACGGACCAGCCGACTGGTGGCAAGATGTTCTCGACGGTTATCAGCTGTTGAAAGACAAAGGATTTAAACATATAGCGGTCGTCGGTCTCTCACTGGGTGGTGTTCTCGCTTTAAAAACAGCACAGGAGTTGAAAATAAATGGTGTAGTCACCCTGTCCGTACCGATGGATAAAGAAGCAGCCGTCCTAAAGGAACGAATCCTTTATTACGCCAAGCGCTATAAACAACTCGAAGGAAAAGAGGATCAGCAGATTGTCTCTGAAATGGCTGAACTGGATCACCTCCCTTTTGAATCGCTGACCGACTTCGAACAACTCATTAACCGGACGCGAGACCATTTAGCCTCGATAGTCTCTCCTGTTTGCGTAATATACGGGGAAATGGATGATCCCTCATACAAGACGAGTGCCGAAACGATTTTTGAAAGCGTAGCTTCGGATCAAAAAACGATTAAAGGATTTGCGAATTCGAAACATTTAATGACGTTAGGAAAAGATATGAACACAGTTAATCAAGACATTCTTGCGTTTTTAAACGAACTGAACTGGTGATGTATTCATCCCCTTTAAAGGCAGTCCGTACTCAGCGGGCTGTCTCTTTTCGTTCTGCTGTATAGATCTGTAATCAGAAACCAATCAAAACAATTGACGCCATAAAAAACAGATGGTATATTTATCTCGAATTAAAGATATATGAATTGAAGATAAAAAGAGGTGAACGAAATGGAACAGCCGAATCCGAACTTAAAAGCACTGACAGTCATGGTCCGCGCAGTCGATGCGCTTCATGAAGTCATCAAACAGGATGTTGCGAAGTCCGGACTAAATCCGACTGATTTTTCCGTACTCGAGTTGCTGTATCACAAAGGAAGACAACCGATTCAGCTGATTGGGAAAAAAGTATTGATTACGAGTGGCAGCATCACCTATGTCATCGATAAACTTGAAAAAAAGAACTACGTCGTCCGCAAAGCCTGTCCGGAAGATCGGCGTGTCACATTTGCGGAACTCACCACGGACGGTCAAAACTTGATGGATACGATTTTCCCGGAACATGAACAAGCTATTAATCAGGTTTTCCAAGGGATTGACCAGGCGGAAATTGAATTGTTCATTAAGACCGCTAAAAAAATAGGCTATCAGGCACAAAATCATTAAATTTTTTTAACGATATATCTCGAATTCGAGATAATAATGACTAAGGGAGCGATTTATATGAACGAATTAAAAGGAATCCACCACGTTACGGCCATTACGAGCAGTGCCGAGAAAAATTATGCATTCTTCACCAATGTCTTAGGCATGCGTTTAGTGAAAAAGACGGTAAATCAGGATGATATTCAGACGTATCATTTATTCTTCGCCGACGACAAAGGATCCGCCGGTACCGACATGACATTCTTTGATTTCCCGGGCATCCCGAAAGGAACGCATGGCACAAACGAAATCTACAAAACCGCTTTCCGCGTGCCGACGGATGAAGCGCTCGACTACTGGATCAAACGGTTTGACAAATACGACGTCAAACATCGCGGCATCAAAGAACAGTTTGGGAAGAAGACCCTCTCGTTCGTCGATTTCGATGACCAGCAGTACATGCTGATTTCGGATGAACACAACGAAGGCATTGCATCCGGCATTCCGTGGCAAAACGGTCCGGTTCCATTAGAATTTGCGATCACCGGCTTAGGTCCGATTCACATCCGGATTGCCGAATTTGACCGGTTAAAAGAAGTGTTGGAAAAAGCGATGCTGATGCGGGAAATCGATAAAGCCGGATCCCTGCATCTGTTTGAAATGGGCGAAGGCGGAAACGGCGCGCAAGTCATCGTCGAACATAACCTCCTTCTTCCAAGTGGACAGCAAGGATTTGGTACCGTTCATCATGTTGCTTTCCGAGTCGAAGATACGGCCGCTTTAAATGAATGGATCAGCCGCATGCAAAACTTACGGTTCAACACATCCGGCTATGTCGACCGTTTCTTCTTCGAATCCTTATATGCCCGTGTCGCTCAAGGTATCCTGTTCGAATGGGCAACAGATGGTCCCGGTTTCTTGGGTGACGAGCCGTATGAAACGGTCGGAGAGAAATTATCCTTGCCACCGTTCTTAGAATCACAACGTCAACAGATTGAGCAAATGGTCCGTCCGATTGATACCGTCCGCAGCACGCGGACGATTGAAAAAGAATACCTATAAAACGGAGGAATTCACTTGAGTCTATTCAGTAAATTATTTGGTTCAAAGGAAACACCACAACAAGAGGAGGAAACGAACATGACAAAGTTAAACATTGGAATCATTTTGGGATCAACACGTGAAGGTCGCTTAAGCCCACAAGTCGGAAATTGGGTGAAAGAGCTCGCGGACAAACGCGGAGATGCCAACTATACAATCATTGACATCGCCGATTATAAATTACCGTTGCTCGGTGAAAAAGACGGCGATGCATCCGGTGCAGCTGCCTGGTCTGAAGCGATTGCCGTTCAGGATGGATTTGTGTTCATCACACAGGAATACAACCACTCGATTTCCGCGTCCTTAAAAAATGCTCTCGATTACCTTCGTGTTGAGTGGAATAACAAAGCAGCCGGTATCGTCTCGTATGGTTCAGTCGGCGG from Exiguobacterium sibiricum 7-3 includes the following:
- a CDS encoding lysozyme inhibitor LprI family protein, which codes for MSLKKVITLLGMMFTVLLLAACNDSVENNIIGSWKVVSENKTLSYIQISEKRYTIRSIDEDPQTADYIITETEDDSFIFDVINPESGSNKFLFEGHFENDDKISLLRNTNGRDTKSVLIRVDSISEEMKKQALKEEKEKKVQQEKEEQLAKEEEAARQEENESTLQEEEQEQDQNDESNMESTEKTKYLQRADALDEKILAEGKKLYEQDLPTGFYGQYYEKWDNLLNDMWAEIKTQKSAAEFELLRQDQSNWIDQKEKGFSEIPDEPASERARGMDFLTFETKNRVYFLIENHSK
- a CDS encoding alpha/beta hydrolase, which produces MRLLPPKPFYYEGGERAVLLLHSFTSNPNDMKKLGRYLQQHQYSCYAPTLSGHGIPAEELLNYGPADWWQDVLDGYQLLKDKGFKHIAVVGLSLGGVLALKTAQELKINGVVTLSVPMDKEAAVLKERILYYAKRYKQLEGKEDQQIVSEMAELDHLPFESLTDFEQLINRTRDHLASIVSPVCVIYGEMDDPSYKTSAETIFESVASDQKTIKGFANSKHLMTLGKDMNTVNQDILAFLNELNW
- a CDS encoding MarR family winged helix-turn-helix transcriptional regulator, with amino-acid sequence MEQPNPNLKALTVMVRAVDALHEVIKQDVAKSGLNPTDFSVLELLYHKGRQPIQLIGKKVLITSGSITYVIDKLEKKNYVVRKACPEDRRVTFAELTTDGQNLMDTIFPEHEQAINQVFQGIDQAEIELFIKTAKKIGYQAQNH
- a CDS encoding ring-cleaving dioxygenase; translated protein: MNELKGIHHVTAITSSAEKNYAFFTNVLGMRLVKKTVNQDDIQTYHLFFADDKGSAGTDMTFFDFPGIPKGTHGTNEIYKTAFRVPTDEALDYWIKRFDKYDVKHRGIKEQFGKKTLSFVDFDDQQYMLISDEHNEGIASGIPWQNGPVPLEFAITGLGPIHIRIAEFDRLKEVLEKAMLMREIDKAGSLHLFEMGEGGNGAQVIVEHNLLLPSGQQGFGTVHHVAFRVEDTAALNEWISRMQNLRFNTSGYVDRFFFESLYARVAQGILFEWATDGPGFLGDEPYETVGEKLSLPPFLESQRQQIEQMVRPIDTVRSTRTIEKEYL
- a CDS encoding NADPH-dependent FMN reductase, with translation MTKLNIGIILGSTREGRLSPQVGNWVKELADKRGDANYTIIDIADYKLPLLGEKDGDASGAAAWSEAIAVQDGFVFITQEYNHSISASLKNALDYLRVEWNNKAAGIVSYGSVGGARAAEHLRGILGELLIADVRVHPALSLFTDFENGAVLKAAPVQADSVNQMLDQVIPWAGALKTIR